DNA from Onychomys torridus chromosome 1, mOncTor1.1, whole genome shotgun sequence:
AGCCTCACTGAGATCACCGGACTGGTAATGACTAAGGAGTTTCGACTTCACCTTCAGGAGACAGATCAGcactcttctgcctcccaagtccacCGGACCACTGGAGAAAGCAACGGGACAAGGCCCAGTGTCTATTCCTGCCCCATGTATACACCAGATTTCTGAAATTTCGGATCTTCTAGGGCTCAGTTTCTGTCCCCTGCCcggtgcgtgcgtgcatgcgtgtgtgtgtgtgtgtgtgtgtgtgtgtgtgccccaaaCCCTCCCAGCAAAGACCCTAGCTGATGAACAGGATAGCGGTGGACGCTAAAGGGCATTTTCAGCACCGGCTGACGGACAGCACCTGCTCGCAAAGGAGTGGGAGgccggaggaggaggagtcagcgCTTTAGGGATCTGGGCTGCGCTGTCACTCGCCTGGTGTGGGCAACACCACATTCTAGCCGGCCGGGGCTCCGCTACAAGATTGAGCGAACTGGAGGAAAGAGAGCACAAGAGGGAGGGCAAGAATCGGTCAGAGCTTGACCGACCGCCACATTCCTCCCGGAATGCGTTGCGGCGGAGTCGGCTCTGTACCCTAACTAGCTGTGTCGGTCCGGAGCTGTCTCGCTACCGGCGTAGTCGTGGCAAGGAGCGTCAAGAGCCTCTCGGCGCAGACGCGGAACTAAGTTACAAATCCTTCCCACCTATTGGCTGGTCGTGCGGCGAATTAACCAGCCTCCTAATCAATCAGAGAGCGCCTTGAGTAGCTCCGCCCCCTACCTATCGGAAGTTGGCTATGTCCAAATCCGATTGGGCGAAGGCTCACCAGTAGCCAATTAGGAATGTCGAGGGGAAGAACCAGCTCCTCCGAAAAGCCTATGGTAGACAGCGGAGTGTGACGCCACGGACATGGCGCCGCGATCCGCCAGCCCTGGGACGTGTCGGGCTGTCGGGTAACTTGGGGCAGCGCTGGGCGAGAGAAGCAGCTGTTTCAGCAGTGTTGTCCCCCCGACTCAGCGCAGCCAGCCCTTGGGCAGAGCGCTCATCTTGGCCATGGCTTATCACTCGGGATACGGAGCCCACGGTGCGTGAAAACTGGGGAGGGCGGGGCGCGGCCTGGCAGCAGGGCGCCAAATCCTGCGGGAcccactcaggagggagagggcCTGCGGTGACAGCTGCCCAGGGCGGGGAGTGTCTCTCGGGTTCCTGCCCTGCCACACTACAGCGTGTCCTGGACTTCGCCCTTGTTGGCCAGTCCTGAGATTAGGCGGCGATAGCACACCTGGGATCCCCAAGTCTGATCCTGCTTGAATCGACTTCGCCTCCAGAACTTCCTTTCTCTGTTATAACTCTGACAACCTTCCTGACTTCTGGGACTCCGAGTAGCCAGTGTTGCCTTTTCTACACGTGTTAAGGGATGTCTTACCGGTGATCGTACTCCAACAAACATCTGCTCACTTTCTAGTATTCAGGGATCACCTCCCTTGAGAGACTTCCCAGAAGTCACAAGTGGCAGCCACTTCtaggcgccccccccccccccagcaggtAGTAAAGGATTGCTCCAAAAGAATAGGCGATCTTTCTTAAAAACAAGTCCTGACTTTTCCTCAGCAGTTGTTTGGTGTCCCAGGACCTATGCACAGCTTCTCAGCCTGGGGAAGGGGCAATGATTTGGGTCCTTGCTCTGTATTTTGGTTACCTACTTTAGTATTCCCACACCTGCAGGTTCCAAGCACAGGACCCGGGCAGCTCCAGATCCCCCTCCACTCTTCGATGATACAAGTGATGGTTATTCCAGCCAGCCAGGCGGATACCCAGCCCCAGGAGCTGATGTAGCCTTCAGTGTCAACCACTTGCTTGGAGACCCAGTGGCCAATAtggctatggcctatggcagctCCATAGCATCCCAAGGGAAGGACATAGTGCACAAAGAGGTGTGGCCTGTGCTCAGAGGAAGGGTGACAGGGTTTCCGGCTAGGGCTGGGGTGTGACAGGATCCCACTTGACTCCCCAAGCACCTTTAGGAAGGGACATGTCCACAGTCTTCTTTCTCCACTTCCAGCTGCACCGTTTTGTCTCTGTGAACAAGCTCAAGTATTTTTTTGCTGTGGACACAGCCTATGTAGCCAAGAAGCTAGGACTGTTGGTCTTCCCCTACACACATCAGGTGAGCTTCCTACCAGGTGAGCTGGCACGCCTCTCCCTACTTTCAGATAACCTGATCCTCAGACCTcaacccttttcttcctcttttttcccctctgctcCTGCTTACCGGACTCCTGCCACTGCCAGAACTGGAAAATGCAATACAGTCATGATGTGCCTCTGCCCCCACGGAAAGACCTCAATGCTCCTGACCTCTATATCCCCAGTGAGTCTCTGATGTGGGCTTGGGAACGCAGGGCTACTTGTGCCCTGAAGCATCGTTAGGAAGAAGGAGACTCAACTAATGACCCATCATCCATTTCTGGTGCTTTTCATGTGTGACTGTTAACAGACACCAGGTTGACAGGGTGACCGGTAGGAAACTTCCTGAATGTGACCTTGATGTTTCTATAAccttcctgccttttaatttggaccctgtctctctccagcctggagcACTGGGTTTTTACTTGGCTCAGCTGCTTCCAGCTGTAGGACTTCAGGCTGGTTCTTTCCGCCTTTAGTAAGACCAAAAATGGCTTCTACCTCAAAGAATTGTCGTGGAGAGCCAGGGAGAGGGTGTGTGCTGAGCATTCCACCTGGCATGAAGGAGACACACCTCACACTAATGCTAGCTGCTGTTACTTACCATTACTGCCCTGTCCTCAGAGGCCTGCTCCAGCATCCCCCCTTCTAGGAAGCCTGACCGCTGGAGCAAATGCCTCCTCCCTTCTGGATCCTCATGGCTGCCTGTCTCTGTGGCACTTATCAAGCTAGCTACATAGCCTCTGCACCTCACTCTTCTCTGTCCTGTCTGCTAATCAGGGTCAGGCCCAGAGGACACACACAAGGAGAACAGATATGCTAGGGCAGGGGGCAGGGCTGCCCAGAGCAGCTGCCAGGAAGGGTAACTGCTGAGGTTGTTCTATCCCTGGTCCTCTCCTGACCCGTGTTACAAAGCCAGTCCTGTCACCCTGTGCCATATGTTGAAGCCACGGCTCGCAGGGACTTAACTATCCCAGAGTCTGCAGGTGGCGATGCTGTGCCCTCTGGTGGCCATGTCAATAAGAGGGTACGTGATAGCTTGTGGTCCTGGGGGGGTCCAGTGGTAGCCAGCTGGAGGGGGTGGGTAGTCCGAGAGGTGCATTGGGACAGGACATTGGAGAGCTGAATGTGAAGGGGAGCCATGTTGGGATATGCAGGGAGGGAAGTATGGGAAAAGCTAGAATATCAGTGGCTTGAATGCCTAATGAGGGGCTTGGGGTGAGGAAGCCAGACTGACTACGTCCTTTCCTCTCTTGGCAGCCATGGCCTTCATCACATATGTGCTGCTGGCTGGGATGGCACTGGGCATTCAGAAAAGGTTGGTGCTAACGCTTTATTCTTCCTTCTGGCTTATCTCCCTTCCTCTGTAGGGAGCGTGTGTCAGGTCCGGTGCCAGGTCCCAGCTCACTCTTAGCCTCTCACCTTACACCTGCTACAGGATGGCTCCTTCTGACCTACCTTCTCCCATGGCTTCAGGTTCTCCCCAGAGGTGCTGGGCCTGTGTGCAAGCACAGCTCTGGTATGGGTGTTAATGGAGGTCCTGGCCCTGCTCCTGGGCCTCTACCTGGCCACCGTGCACAGTGAGCTCAGTACCTTCCACCTCCTGGCCTACAGCGGTTACAAGTATGTTGGGTGAGTACCTGAGAAGAGCTTGGAGGGTCTGCAATCCCAGCCTTTGAGCCTGTGTAGCTGCAGCCTTCATTGTGACGCTGGAGGTGCTTCTACCCCACCTCAACCCCAAGCTCTACTCCAACAGTCTCTTGGAGCTTGTGACTTGAAAGAGGTTGAGGATTTGTGAGTTATCTTGGGGAGCCCAAGGAAGTGAAAGGGATTTCAGGTCCTGGGGCTGAGTCGTGAACCTTGCAGAACCATTCATTCTGGTTCCTTGTAGACACAGCCTGGTGTCATGGGTCATAGTCTTGGGTGGCTCTAGGCCCTGGTGGATAGGGCCAGTCTCAGCTTGGGCCTTGGGGATCACCAGTCCATTCCTGCACCCTCAGGATGATCCTCAGTGTGCTCACAGGGCTGCTCTTCGGCAGCGATGGCTACTACGTGGCCCTGGCCTGGACATCATCTGCACTTATGTACTTCATTGTGAGTGTGGGGTGATCCCTCTCCTCCCCTGGGTCAGCTCTGGAGCACATTCTCCTCCTGGCCCAGTCTCAGCACTCCTTTCTTCTAGGTGCGTTCTTTGCGGACTGCAGCCTTGGGCCCTGACAGCATGGGGGGACCAGCCCCTCGGCAGCGTCTCCAGCTCTACTTGACCCTGGGAGCAGCTGCCTTCCAGCCCCTCATCATATACTGGCTGACCTTCCACCTGGTCCGGTGATCCCTGGTCCCAGGTGGCCCTGATTTTTCCATACATTGAAGATTTGGTTTCCTTGACTTGGCTTGACCCTGGTTCCTGGGGCCCAAGGGGAAGCCACAGACACCTTTGGGCCTCTGTGTTGTCCAGGGGACTCAGCTTGGGGCTGTTTAGGAGAAGGGTAGGCAGGTCCAAGGAGAGCATCCTGGAGGTGACTTTTAGACTTCCTTGAAAAACAGCTGGAAGGATTGTATTAGACACATCAGGAAAGGGGAGTTGGAAGAGGAGACCTCCAAGGCCTCAGATACATCCGAGAGAAGCCTGAGGCTAGTAGGGTAAGACTCAgtgtgctggggatgtagctccagCTCGCTCCTCAGAGTACCCCACCTGACCCCGTCTGTTCGAGCCTTTCAGGAGCAGAACTGGGCGTGTGTGTTCTCAGTTGTTTATTCATATTTTGTCACAAATGGCCGGGGAGGGGGTGCCGGACTCCTCCAGGCAACATAGAAAATGGGACCGAGGGGCAGGTGGGCTGGGTTTGGGAGAAGTAGAGATGGGGTTGGAAAGAGagcctggggaggggagagggcagaCTAGGGATGGGGCTGCCCCCATAGTGAGCCTGCTCATTCCTGGTGCAGGTGCCCCCTCACCTGCAGGGGGAGCTTCAGGGTGAGGGCCAAGGGGGGCTGCCCAGAACTTCCAAGATCAAGGTCTGCCTGGTGGCAGGGCCCAAGTTCCCCTGAAACAGACAAGACTAGAAGTCCTGCCTCTTCCAGGACAACTGCCATGCCTAACTGCAGGCTAGCAGTGGAGTCCCCACCCCTAGTTAGAGCTTTGCCTGGCCCTAGTTGGAGGGGGAGAGCTCTGAAGGCGGGGGT
Protein-coding regions in this window:
- the Yif1a gene encoding protein YIF1A, giving the protein MAYHSGYGAHGSKHRTRAAPDPPPLFDDTSDGYSSQPGGYPAPGADVAFSVNHLLGDPVANMAMAYGSSIASQGKDIVHKELHRFVSVNKLKYFFAVDTAYVAKKLGLLVFPYTHQNWKMQYSHDVPLPPRKDLNAPDLYIPTMAFITYVLLAGMALGIQKRFSPEVLGLCASTALVWVLMEVLALLLGLYLATVHSELSTFHLLAYSGYKYVGMILSVLTGLLFGSDGYYVALAWTSSALMYFIVRSLRTAALGPDSMGGPAPRQRLQLYLTLGAAAFQPLIIYWLTFHLVR